A window of Rufibacter sp. LB8 contains these coding sequences:
- a CDS encoding Fic family protein, producing the protein MHKIAFEELYDWAGKYRTTQVQVGLLTPPPPKDIPVLLYQFVDNLNYKLSIAHTEKDHLEVLLYGHYEFVRIHPFNNGNGRTGRLLLNLLALKLGYQPMELYKREGDARGVYIQAMREADKGNFEALKELLRSELTRF; encoded by the coding sequence ATCCATAAAATTGCTTTTGAGGAGTTATATGACTGGGCAGGGAAATACCGAACAACGCAGGTACAGGTAGGGCTGTTGACGCCGCCACCGCCCAAAGATATTCCGGTTCTTCTCTATCAATTCGTTGACAATTTAAATTACAAGTTATCTATAGCCCATACAGAGAAAGACCATTTAGAGGTGCTTCTCTACGGGCATTATGAGTTTGTGAGAATTCACCCGTTCAACAACGGAAACGGTAGAACCGGACGGTTACTACTAAACCTGCTTGCATTAAAATTAGGCTACCAGCCCATGGAACTATACAAAAGGGAAGGAGACGCCCGTGGGGTGTACATTCAGGCTATGCGTGAGGCGGATAAAGGAAACTTTGAAGCCTTAAAAGAATTATTAAGAAGCGAGCTTACCCGGTTCTGA
- a CDS encoding pirin family protein: MSNIQLIIEERPSSIGNFMVGRLLPFKGKRMVGPFAFIDHMGPACLSDHENLDVGPHPHIGLSTLTYLLEGSMMHRDSLGTELEIKPGAVNWMTAGRGIVHSERTPDYLRTSEKMLHGLQIWVALPLHLEEMEPDFSHTPAEELPTWQEGGLTYKLIAGQAQGRTSPVPVHSPLYFLEIKSTHRQTVNLGAGLYGESALYILEGGVEAEGHTFAPKQLLVAQDSTLCSFELLENSAVYLFGGEPFPEERFIYWNFVASTRQKIEDAKARWLAQTFPPVPGETGFVPLPPQPLGLKEK; the protein is encoded by the coding sequence ATGTCTAACATCCAACTGATCATAGAAGAACGACCCAGCAGCATCGGTAATTTTATGGTGGGGCGACTGCTGCCGTTCAAGGGCAAGCGCATGGTGGGGCCCTTCGCGTTTATTGACCACATGGGCCCGGCCTGCCTCTCTGACCACGAGAACCTGGACGTGGGGCCGCACCCGCACATTGGGCTGTCTACGCTCACCTACCTGCTGGAGGGGAGCATGATGCACCGCGACAGCCTGGGCACCGAGCTGGAGATCAAGCCCGGCGCGGTGAACTGGATGACCGCCGGTCGAGGCATTGTACACTCTGAACGCACACCAGACTACTTGCGTACCTCTGAGAAGATGCTGCACGGCCTCCAGATTTGGGTGGCGCTGCCGCTGCACCTGGAAGAAATGGAACCCGATTTCTCGCACACGCCCGCCGAGGAACTGCCCACCTGGCAGGAAGGCGGCCTTACCTACAAACTGATTGCGGGGCAGGCGCAGGGCAGAACCTCGCCGGTGCCGGTGCACAGCCCGCTGTATTTTCTGGAAATCAAGAGCACCCACCGCCAGACGGTGAACCTTGGCGCGGGGCTGTACGGCGAAAGCGCCCTGTACATTCTGGAAGGCGGCGTAGAAGCAGAAGGCCACACCTTTGCGCCCAAGCAGCTGCTGGTGGCCCAGGACAGCACGCTCTGCTCGTTTGAGCTACTGGAGAATAGCGCGGTGTACCTGTTCGGGGGCGAGCCGTTCCCCGAGGAGCGGTTCATCTACTGGAACTTCGTGGCCAGCACCCGCCAGAAGATTGAAGACGCCAAAGCCCGCTGGCTCGCCCAGACCTTCCCGCCCGTACCCGGCGAAACCGGCTTCGTGCCGCTCCCGCCGCAACCGCTGGGGTTGAAGGAAAAGTAG
- a CDS encoding mechanosensitive ion channel family protein, protein MRLSVATPCFSGAPVWKVFLFTFLWLVLAFYSCPAIAQDKPTEDTTSIAEALLPNWPEDTLGRRTPRGAVQGFISAIAEENYAKAALYLHLDSAMEQSQQGEKLAHALQRLLDQSGTIVPYSLLSNEFDGRQDDNLGPNLDRVGTANANGEEFDLFLEKLEGPEGGPVWLFSSQTVQRIPLPLNQVSKPLVDQVMPKIAVENKWGGVPVGQWLGLVLIALLAYALSWVVVHALKYLLHRFWKKSEEEATAAVIHAFTLPLKLYLALWFFFELSQRAGISIIVRQKFSALVVIAGLGVFLVLLWRLIDVFGQFLQRRMIRRRNQAGLSAVLFLRRGAKIAVVAFGIITILSTLGFDVTTGLAALGIGGIALALGAQKTVENFVGSVTLIADQPIRVGDFCKVGETTGTVEAIGMRSTRIRTNDRTVVTIPNGDFSSQRIENFAHRDRVWFHPTFGVRYETSPDQIRYLLVELRSILYAHPKIDPESARVRFVGMGDSSLNLEVFSYVLTKDYNEFLEIQEDLLLRMMDVFIASGTDFAFPSQTLYLGRDAGLSEEKTQAAEEQVRTWRAANELHLPRFSPEKIKSLRNTIPYTPPPKK, encoded by the coding sequence ATGCGTTTATCTGTTGCTACTCCTTGTTTTTCTGGTGCCCCGGTCTGGAAGGTCTTTCTTTTTACTTTTCTGTGGCTGGTGCTGGCCTTTTATAGCTGCCCGGCGATCGCGCAGGACAAACCTACCGAGGACACCACCTCTATAGCAGAGGCCTTGCTGCCCAACTGGCCCGAGGACACGCTGGGCCGACGCACGCCCCGGGGCGCGGTGCAGGGATTTATCTCGGCCATTGCCGAGGAGAATTACGCCAAAGCCGCCCTGTACCTGCACCTGGACTCCGCTATGGAGCAAAGCCAGCAGGGCGAAAAGCTGGCCCACGCCCTTCAGCGCCTTCTGGACCAAAGCGGGACCATTGTGCCGTACTCGCTGCTGAGTAATGAGTTTGACGGCCGCCAGGACGATAACCTGGGCCCCAACCTGGACCGCGTGGGCACCGCCAACGCCAACGGCGAGGAGTTTGACCTTTTCCTGGAGAAGCTGGAAGGCCCCGAGGGCGGCCCCGTCTGGCTGTTCTCGTCGCAAACGGTGCAGCGCATTCCCCTACCGCTGAACCAGGTATCTAAGCCGCTGGTAGACCAAGTCATGCCCAAAATTGCCGTAGAAAACAAATGGGGCGGCGTGCCGGTGGGCCAGTGGCTAGGTTTGGTGCTCATTGCTTTGCTGGCCTACGCGCTTTCCTGGGTGGTGGTCCACGCGCTAAAGTACCTGCTGCACCGGTTCTGGAAAAAGTCAGAGGAGGAAGCCACCGCCGCGGTTATCCATGCGTTTACCCTGCCCCTGAAACTGTACCTGGCCCTGTGGTTTTTCTTTGAACTGAGCCAGCGGGCGGGCATTTCCATTATTGTGCGGCAGAAGTTCAGCGCCCTGGTGGTCATTGCGGGGCTTGGCGTGTTCCTGGTGCTGCTCTGGCGGCTCATTGACGTGTTTGGCCAGTTTCTGCAGCGGCGCATGATCCGGCGGCGCAACCAGGCGGGCCTTTCGGCGGTCCTGTTTCTGCGCCGGGGCGCGAAGATTGCCGTGGTCGCCTTCGGGATCATCACCATTCTGAGCACACTGGGTTTTGACGTGACCACCGGTTTGGCCGCGCTGGGCATTGGCGGTATTGCCCTGGCGCTGGGCGCGCAGAAAACCGTGGAGAACTTTGTGGGCAGCGTTACGCTCATCGCCGACCAGCCCATTAGGGTAGGGGATTTCTGCAAGGTGGGCGAGACCACGGGCACCGTTGAAGCCATTGGCATGCGGTCCACGCGCATCAGAACCAATGACCGCACGGTGGTCACCATTCCCAACGGTGACTTCTCCTCGCAGCGCATTGAGAACTTTGCGCACCGCGACCGCGTCTGGTTTCACCCCACCTTTGGCGTGCGCTATGAGACCAGCCCAGACCAAATAAGGTACCTGTTGGTGGAGCTTCGCTCGATTTTATATGCGCACCCCAAAATTGACCCAGAGAGCGCCCGCGTGCGGTTTGTGGGCATGGGCGATTCTTCCCTCAACCTGGAGGTGTTCTCCTACGTGCTCACCAAAGATTACAATGAGTTCCTGGAGATTCAGGAGGACCTGCTTCTGCGTATGATGGATGTGTTCATTGCCAGCGGCACTGACTTTGCGTTCCCGTCCCAGACCCTGTACCTGGGCCGTGATGCTGGTCTCTCAGAAGAAAAAACCCAGGCCGCCGAAGAACAGGTGCGTACCTGGCGCGCCGCCAATGAGTTGCACCTGCCCCGGTTCAGCCCCGAGAAAATCAAAAGCCTGCGCAACACCATTCCGTACACGCCGCCGCCTAAAAAGTAA
- a CDS encoding gliding motility-associated C-terminal domain-containing protein, protein MMRCRVLLLLSVFLVAFAARASTPVPGGFAGFVQNKGQWAQRVLQAAELPQGWLFLEKTGFTYNFMEAAYFDLENEAPEQKTYQGHGVHVEFVNGNPSAAVAMHQVQPEYRNYYLGSNSANWATRASVSKEIRYTGVFPQIDFKIYGQQNSLKYDFVVQPGGQVAHIKMKYHGTSDLALSYGRLLVKTSVNEFMEEKPYAYQVVNGQRQEVPCAFTLQNGEVGFAITGAYNPRLPLVIDPELVFVSYSGSTSGISANSATADRLGNTYTASQTLGMHYPVTSGAYQTVGKTSNVAISKFNSSGTRLLFATYLGGSGIDYPLALLVSPNAELVVAGTTSSGNFPMSATAFDRLLGNGFGGADFFVTKLSEDGMHLLASTFLGGGNQEGSGSSIPMGLALDKTGNVLVASSTPSPDFPMVSPFQNSLKGVRNGVIAKLNSNLSALLFSSFVGGSGVDNLSDIKVGPVSGHLYVVGNTNSSNFPVTPGVVKPNAGGLTDGIALVVNPDQKTLVAATFLGTSNHDLAQLLTLDPQENVYVAGFTAGSYPVTEGTYRTAGAVGGQFIHKLNKTLTSSLFSTHIGNGTNPSNQHSIPTAFELDDCGNLYLTAYSVPGSPLTPNALQSARRNLYLAQLSQDARQLVYGSFFGGSVIGHIHYANHGYITKDGVFYHIECTTSKTFVATPGAFSGGATNSNDGVISKFSFYAGQDAVATVQTPTPGCAPYAVSFVNFTSGNNTYSWDFGDGSAPSTDKNPTHVFEKPGLYRVQLTTYNNNACLLISPIEVLVQVKSYLTAPNVITPNADGRNDTFVITNRGENALLRVYNRWGKLVFQDPNYQDRWDGADLVEGTYFYSIDAPNACEPATGWVEIIR, encoded by the coding sequence ATGATGCGTTGCCGGGTACTGCTTTTGCTGAGTGTCTTTTTGGTTGCCTTTGCTGCGCGGGCCAGTACGCCGGTGCCCGGTGGGTTTGCGGGCTTTGTGCAGAACAAAGGGCAGTGGGCCCAGCGCGTTTTGCAGGCGGCGGAGTTGCCGCAGGGCTGGCTGTTTCTGGAGAAAACCGGGTTCACCTACAATTTTATGGAGGCCGCCTATTTTGACCTGGAAAACGAGGCGCCCGAGCAGAAAACGTATCAGGGCCATGGGGTGCATGTGGAGTTTGTGAACGGCAACCCCTCTGCGGCGGTGGCCATGCACCAGGTGCAGCCAGAGTACCGCAATTATTACCTGGGCAGCAACTCGGCTAACTGGGCCACGCGGGCATCTGTCTCTAAAGAAATACGGTACACGGGTGTTTTTCCCCAGATAGATTTCAAGATTTACGGCCAGCAAAACAGTCTGAAGTATGATTTTGTGGTGCAGCCCGGCGGGCAGGTGGCCCATATAAAAATGAAGTACCACGGGACTTCTGACCTGGCGCTCAGTTACGGCAGGCTCTTGGTAAAGACCAGCGTGAACGAGTTCATGGAAGAGAAGCCCTATGCCTACCAGGTGGTGAACGGGCAGCGCCAGGAAGTGCCCTGCGCGTTTACCCTGCAGAACGGTGAAGTGGGGTTTGCCATTACCGGGGCCTACAACCCGCGCCTGCCCCTGGTCATTGACCCGGAGCTGGTGTTTGTGTCCTATTCCGGGTCCACCTCCGGCATCTCCGCCAACAGTGCCACCGCAGACAGGCTGGGCAATACCTATACCGCCAGCCAGACCCTGGGAATGCATTACCCCGTGACTTCGGGCGCGTACCAGACCGTGGGCAAAACCAGTAACGTGGCCATCTCCAAATTCAACTCTTCTGGGACCCGGCTGCTGTTTGCCACCTATTTGGGCGGCAGTGGCATTGACTACCCGCTGGCCCTGCTGGTCTCTCCCAATGCCGAACTGGTGGTGGCCGGCACCACGTCTTCCGGTAATTTCCCTATGTCTGCCACGGCCTTTGACCGCTTGCTGGGGAACGGTTTTGGCGGCGCAGATTTTTTTGTGACCAAGCTTTCTGAGGACGGCATGCACCTGTTGGCGTCCACGTTTTTAGGCGGCGGAAACCAAGAGGGCAGCGGTTCTTCCATTCCCATGGGCTTGGCCCTGGACAAAACCGGCAACGTGCTGGTGGCCTCTTCCACGCCTTCGCCAGATTTCCCTATGGTGTCACCGTTCCAGAATTCCCTGAAGGGCGTGCGCAACGGTGTCATCGCCAAACTGAACAGTAATTTGAGTGCATTGCTTTTCTCCAGCTTTGTGGGTGGCAGCGGGGTAGACAACCTCTCAGATATAAAAGTGGGGCCTGTCTCGGGGCACCTGTACGTGGTGGGCAATACCAACAGTTCTAATTTCCCGGTGACGCCCGGCGTGGTCAAACCCAATGCCGGCGGCTTAACCGATGGCATAGCCCTAGTGGTGAACCCAGACCAGAAGACGCTGGTGGCGGCCACGTTTCTGGGAACCTCTAATCATGACCTGGCGCAACTGCTCACCCTTGACCCGCAGGAAAACGTGTATGTAGCCGGTTTTACGGCTGGCAGTTACCCCGTGACGGAAGGCACATACCGCACCGCCGGCGCGGTGGGTGGGCAATTCATCCATAAACTGAACAAAACCCTCACGTCCAGCCTTTTTTCAACGCATATTGGCAACGGCACCAACCCAAGCAACCAACATAGTATTCCCACGGCATTTGAGCTGGATGACTGCGGAAACCTGTACCTGACGGCCTACTCGGTGCCCGGTAGCCCGCTAACGCCCAACGCCCTGCAGTCTGCCCGCAGGAACCTTTACCTGGCCCAGCTGAGCCAGGATGCCAGACAACTGGTGTACGGCTCTTTCTTCGGGGGATCTGTGATTGGGCACATCCATTACGCCAACCACGGGTACATCACCAAAGATGGAGTGTTCTACCATATTGAATGTACTACGTCTAAAACCTTTGTGGCCACGCCGGGCGCGTTTTCTGGTGGGGCCACCAACAGCAATGACGGCGTGATCTCCAAATTCAGCTTTTATGCCGGGCAAGACGCGGTAGCTACTGTGCAGACGCCCACCCCAGGGTGCGCGCCGTATGCGGTCTCGTTTGTGAACTTCACCTCGGGCAACAACACTTATTCCTGGGACTTCGGCGATGGCTCTGCGCCCTCCACTGACAAGAACCCGACCCACGTGTTTGAGAAACCCGGCCTCTACCGCGTGCAGCTGACCACCTATAACAACAACGCCTGCCTCTTGATCAGCCCCATTGAAGTCCTGGTGCAGGTGAAATCCTACTTAACCGCGCCCAACGTGATCACGCCCAACGCCGATGGCCGCAATGACACCTTTGTAATAACCAACCGCGGCGAGAACGCCTTGTTACGCGTGTACAACCGCTGGGGCAAGCTGGTGTTCCAAGACCCTAACTACCAAGACCGCTGGGACGGTGCAGATCTGGTGGAAGGCACCTATTTCTACAGCATTGACGCCCCCAATGCCTGCGAACCCGCCACCGGCTGGGTAGAGATTATTCGGTAG
- the pgk gene encoding phosphoglycerate kinase has protein sequence MITIDQYNFQGKKALVRVDFNVPLNSDFQITDDTRIRAAVPTIKKILNQGGSVVLMSHLGRPKGGPEEKYSLKHLLKPLEEIFHFPIKFSPDCVGAEALEMATNLQPGEILLLENLRFYKEEEQGNQIFAEKLSLLGDVYVNDAFGTAHRAHASTAIVADYYPHDKVCGSVMQAELDNAQRILNYADRPYTAIMGGAKISDKILVIEQLLDRVDNLIIGGGMSYTFAKAQGGQIGNSLLEEDKMDLTLQLLKKAEEKGVKIYLPTDSVIADAFDNNANTDVVASGSIPDGWMGLDIGPESRATFADVVRTSKTILWNGPMGVFEFENFAIGTKTIAEAVVEATKTGAYSLIGGGDSAAAVTQMGHAHDVSYVSTGGGALLEYMEGKQLPGVLALQLDETPLT, from the coding sequence ATGATAACCATTGACCAATACAACTTCCAGGGCAAGAAAGCGCTGGTGCGCGTTGATTTTAACGTGCCGTTGAACAGTGATTTCCAAATTACAGATGACACACGCATTAGAGCCGCGGTACCCACCATCAAGAAAATCCTGAACCAGGGCGGCTCCGTGGTGTTGATGTCGCATTTAGGCAGACCCAAAGGCGGGCCCGAAGAAAAATATTCGCTCAAGCATTTGCTGAAGCCGCTGGAGGAAATCTTCCACTTCCCTATTAAATTCTCGCCAGACTGCGTAGGTGCCGAAGCTCTTGAAATGGCCACCAACCTGCAACCCGGCGAAATCCTGCTGCTGGAGAACCTGCGCTTCTACAAAGAGGAAGAGCAAGGCAACCAAATCTTCGCGGAGAAATTGAGTTTGCTGGGTGATGTGTACGTGAACGATGCCTTCGGTACCGCGCACCGCGCCCACGCCTCCACCGCCATTGTGGCGGACTATTATCCGCATGACAAAGTCTGTGGTTCTGTCATGCAAGCCGAACTGGACAACGCCCAGCGCATCTTGAACTACGCAGACCGGCCATACACCGCCATTATGGGCGGCGCTAAAATCTCAGACAAAATTCTGGTGATTGAGCAGTTGCTTGACCGCGTAGACAACCTGATTATTGGCGGCGGCATGAGCTACACCTTCGCCAAAGCGCAAGGTGGCCAGATTGGTAACTCGCTGCTGGAAGAAGATAAAATGGACCTGACCTTACAACTTCTGAAAAAGGCCGAAGAGAAAGGCGTAAAAATCTACCTCCCCACAGACTCCGTCATTGCCGATGCCTTTGACAACAATGCCAACACTGACGTAGTAGCCAGCGGCAGCATTCCTGACGGTTGGATGGGCCTGGACATTGGACCCGAATCCCGCGCCACCTTCGCTGATGTGGTCCGCACTTCCAAAACCATTCTCTGGAACGGCCCCATGGGCGTATTTGAGTTCGAGAACTTCGCCATCGGCACTAAGACCATTGCCGAAGCCGTGGTAGAAGCAACCAAAACTGGTGCCTACTCCCTCATTGGCGGCGGCGATTCAGCGGCAGCGGTCACTCAAATGGGCCACGCACATGATGTATCATACGTCTCTACCGGCGGCGGCGCTTTGTTGGAATACATGGAAGGAAAACAACTCCCCGGCGTTTTGGCCTTGCAATTAGATGAGACGCCTTTGACATAA
- a CDS encoding RNA polymerase sigma factor yields the protein MPTIDKTDRFLAVLQDNKGIIYKVTNAYCPNPEDRPDLAQEILVQLWQAFDGYDRRFQYSTWVYRIALNVAISFYRKESSRKKMTHPLPAGIFDFSDHSSAEDTETDLGLLQQAISQLKELDKALILLYLEEKPYREIAHIMGISESNVATKIARIKNLLKQKFSQLQYN from the coding sequence ATGCCGACAATAGATAAAACAGACCGGTTCCTGGCTGTTCTGCAGGACAACAAAGGCATTATTTACAAGGTGACCAATGCGTACTGCCCCAATCCCGAAGACCGGCCTGACCTGGCACAGGAGATTTTGGTGCAACTTTGGCAGGCGTTTGACGGCTATGACCGTCGGTTTCAGTATTCAACCTGGGTCTACCGCATCGCGCTGAACGTGGCCATCTCTTTTTACCGCAAAGAATCTAGCCGCAAGAAAATGACCCACCCGCTGCCCGCCGGCATCTTTGATTTCTCAGACCACAGCTCTGCCGAAGACACAGAAACCGATTTGGGCCTTCTGCAACAGGCTATTTCACAACTCAAGGAGCTAGACAAAGCCCTTATTCTCCTGTACCTGGAGGAGAAACCGTACCGCGAAATTGCCCACATCATGGGCATTTCTGAATCTAACGTGGCCACAAAAATCGCCCGCATCAAAAATCTACTCAAACAGAAGTTTTCCCAACTACAATACAACTAA
- a CDS encoding D-alanine--D-alanine ligase, whose amino-acid sequence MRIGIIFGGPSREREISFAGGRTVFDNLDKSLFSAVPVFADSLGNFILLDWHYIYKGTIRDFYPPVDVVPHTEHGLQMYLESLGQLSEEELDAIAAKVGKRIQPNQFKELFDFAFLTLHGPYGEDGSIQGLLEWYGIPYSGSGILPSAIGIDKIAQKALLKQHDFATPDYRVLSLQEWHATKDKAALLDSLVADLGLPLVFKAPHQGSSIGVSIIKEKNLQLFEEAVSRSLFTVTLNKSEWNSKSPAQQLNFVKTLTDIREGIGLPVQTQDGQLVYAPEELLALVSASFTEQSPETLTLTNVESETQVLVEAFINGREFSCIVVQDQNGQPLALPPTEIKKGGEVFDYRSKYLPGLSRKITPIDLPTEQIQEIRQQCERLYTSLGFNVYARLDGFITESGAIFLNDPNTTSGMLPSSFFFHQAAEIGLNPSQFLTYIIRTSLAERVKSGKNTAQLTQKLKQLDAAMADERAHRVDKLRVGVIMGGYSSERHISVESGRNIYEKLASSTKYEPIPIFLTGDDQSHQLYQIPINIMLKDNADDIKEKIEAAEAGEPTHPVLAQIKEAAQGITKLYAGNSLQKPQRLTYEHLKTLVDAVFIALHGRPGEDGVLQTELEKFHIPYNGSGIQSSQVTINKFETNKILRDNGVLVAEHMLAFKKDWQADQAAFFATIEKSFGYPFIAKPADDGCSSAVKKIKTREELEAFAELIFRDSVEIPERPARVLNLSFKEEVPLKGYFLVENLISKEGAKHFLEITGGLLTSYGPNGKTEYEIFEASEALAEGEVLSLEEKFLAGEGQNITPARYAKDPTERQRISDQVKQDLKRVAEILRIEGYARIDAFVRVFEDGRVETIVIEVNSLPGMTPATCIFHQTAINGYKPYDFIDRILQFGMERTKKVIS is encoded by the coding sequence ATGAGAATAGGAATCATCTTCGGTGGGCCGTCCCGGGAGCGCGAAATCTCTTTCGCCGGCGGCCGCACCGTCTTCGATAATTTAGACAAGTCGCTGTTTAGCGCGGTGCCGGTGTTCGCTGACAGCCTGGGCAACTTCATTCTGCTGGACTGGCACTACATTTACAAAGGCACCATCCGGGATTTTTACCCGCCCGTGGACGTGGTGCCCCACACCGAGCACGGCCTGCAGATGTACCTGGAAAGCCTGGGTCAACTCTCTGAGGAGGAACTGGACGCCATTGCCGCCAAAGTGGGCAAACGCATACAACCTAACCAGTTCAAGGAGCTGTTTGACTTCGCGTTTCTGACCTTGCACGGCCCGTACGGCGAGGATGGCAGTATTCAGGGTTTGCTAGAGTGGTACGGAATTCCGTATTCGGGTTCTGGGATTTTGCCTTCGGCCATTGGCATTGACAAGATTGCCCAGAAGGCCCTGCTCAAGCAACATGATTTTGCCACGCCAGATTACAGAGTGCTGAGTCTGCAGGAATGGCACGCCACGAAAGACAAAGCCGCCTTGCTAGACAGTTTGGTGGCCGATTTAGGGTTGCCGCTGGTGTTCAAAGCGCCGCACCAAGGTTCGTCCATTGGCGTGTCCATCATCAAAGAGAAAAATCTGCAGTTGTTTGAAGAGGCCGTGTCAAGGAGTTTGTTTACCGTCACGCTGAACAAAAGCGAATGGAACAGCAAGAGCCCTGCGCAACAACTTAACTTCGTGAAAACGCTCACCGATATTCGGGAAGGCATCGGCTTGCCGGTCCAGACCCAAGACGGACAGTTGGTGTATGCCCCCGAGGAATTGCTGGCGCTGGTTTCGGCTTCATTTACAGAACAGAGCCCGGAAACGCTCACGCTCACCAATGTGGAAAGCGAAACGCAGGTCTTGGTGGAAGCCTTCATCAACGGTCGCGAATTCTCCTGCATTGTTGTGCAAGACCAGAACGGGCAACCGTTGGCCTTGCCGCCCACGGAGATTAAAAAAGGCGGCGAAGTCTTTGATTACCGTTCTAAATACTTGCCCGGCCTAAGCCGCAAAATCACGCCCATTGACTTGCCCACCGAGCAGATTCAAGAAATTCGTCAGCAGTGCGAGCGTCTGTATACCAGCCTGGGCTTCAACGTCTACGCCCGTCTGGATGGGTTTATTACTGAATCTGGTGCCATTTTCCTGAACGACCCGAACACCACGTCGGGTATGTTGCCGTCGTCGTTCTTCTTCCACCAGGCCGCTGAGATTGGCTTGAACCCGTCGCAGTTTCTGACTTACATCATCAGAACTTCTTTGGCGGAACGGGTGAAATCTGGCAAGAACACGGCACAACTGACCCAAAAACTGAAGCAATTAGATGCGGCCATGGCCGATGAGCGCGCGCACCGCGTAGACAAACTGCGCGTGGGCGTGATTATGGGTGGCTATTCCAGTGAGCGACATATCTCTGTAGAAAGTGGCCGGAACATCTATGAAAAGCTGGCCTCTTCCACCAAATACGAGCCCATTCCTATCTTTTTAACCGGTGATGACCAGTCGCATCAGCTTTACCAGATTCCCATCAACATCATGTTGAAGGACAACGCTGATGACATTAAGGAGAAAATAGAAGCGGCAGAAGCCGGAGAACCCACGCACCCCGTGTTGGCGCAAATCAAGGAAGCCGCACAGGGCATCACCAAACTCTACGCGGGCAACTCCTTGCAAAAACCACAGCGCCTGACGTACGAGCACCTGAAAACCCTGGTAGATGCCGTGTTTATTGCCCTGCACGGAAGACCCGGCGAAGACGGCGTGCTGCAGACCGAACTGGAGAAATTCCACATTCCGTACAACGGCTCGGGTATTCAGAGTTCGCAGGTGACTATTAACAAGTTTGAGACGAACAAAATCCTGCGCGACAACGGCGTGCTGGTGGCCGAGCACATGCTTGCCTTCAAGAAAGACTGGCAAGCTGACCAAGCTGCATTTTTTGCCACTATTGAGAAAAGCTTCGGGTACCCGTTCATCGCCAAACCGGCCGACGATGGCTGTTCCTCGGCGGTGAAGAAAATCAAGACCAGGGAAGAACTGGAAGCCTTCGCGGAACTGATTTTCAGGGATTCCGTGGAGATTCCGGAAAGACCGGCCCGCGTGCTGAATTTGAGCTTCAAGGAAGAAGTGCCTTTGAAAGGGTATTTCCTGGTGGAGAATTTGATCAGCAAAGAAGGCGCGAAGCATTTCCTGGAGATTACCGGCGGCTTGCTTACCAGCTACGGCCCCAACGGTAAAACTGAGTATGAAATATTTGAGGCCTCTGAGGCGTTGGCAGAGGGCGAAGTGCTGAGTCTGGAGGAGAAATTTTTGGCCGGCGAGGGGCAGAACATCACCCCAGCCCGTTACGCCAAAGACCCAACAGAACGCCAGCGCATCTCAGATCAGGTAAAACAGGATTTGAAACGCGTAGCGGAAATTCTACGCATTGAAGGCTACGCCCGCATAGACGCCTTCGTGCGCGTGTTTGAAGATGGCCGTGTGGAGACCATTGTGATTGAGGTGAATTCCTTGCCCGGCATGACACCGGCCACCTGTATCTTCCATCAGACGGCTATTAACGGGTACAAGCCCTATGATTTCATTGACCGCATCCTGCAATTCGGCATGGAACGCACCAAAAAAGTTATTTCATAA